The Methylomonas koyamae genome has a segment encoding these proteins:
- a CDS encoding DUF6694 family lipoprotein: MKKASTVLVLLLCSVMAGCNKSNQINGSSMKTVNRSISHIKEKLPLDQRIEFEVSFWTLRDEIRSNQEFLDAIDGKTPEQLIETGKELFAKRKASGNKEYSQYSSWDQMITQYSQERIDQNRKKTPDARDKNPPARVDYKMHAM; this comes from the coding sequence ATGAAAAAAGCGTCAACGGTATTGGTTTTATTGCTGTGTTCGGTGATGGCCGGTTGCAACAAAAGCAACCAGATCAACGGCAGCAGCATGAAAACCGTCAACAGGTCGATCAGCCACATCAAGGAGAAATTGCCGCTGGACCAGCGCATCGAGTTCGAAGTGTCGTTCTGGACCTTGCGCGACGAGATCCGCAGTAACCAGGAGTTCCTGGACGCGATCGACGGCAAAACTCCCGAGCAGTTGATAGAAACCGGTAAGGAGTTGTTCGCCAAACGTAAGGCTTCCGGCAATAAAGAGTACTCCCAGTACAGCTCTTGGGACCAAATGATTACCCAATATTCGCAAGAACGCATCGACCAGAACCGTAAGAAAACGCCGGACGCCCGCGACAAGAATCCGCCGGCGCGGGTCGATTACAAAATGCACGCGATGTAA
- a CDS encoding DUF2959 domain-containing protein: protein MINFLKAILNRRLRKAYYQSRESLLGHHKRDIVVMQVDQACHSLKDSRDQFVEALDKFKTLVHLPESSLEQRYQQLKRRYDLCRSKADAVSQKIQAVEEVSEALFAEWETELDLYSNRALRARSQQQLKKSRQQYARLLKALQTAENRMVPVLAAFQDQVLFLKHNLNAHAIAALRHEFVEIGVDISKLIEVMEKTITEASQFVAVLADQKQLPAPVAVRK, encoded by the coding sequence ATGATTAATTTCCTGAAAGCCATTCTGAACCGGCGCTTGCGCAAAGCCTATTACCAGAGCCGGGAATCCCTGCTCGGCCACCACAAACGCGACATCGTCGTGATGCAGGTCGACCAGGCCTGCCATAGTCTGAAAGACAGCCGCGACCAATTCGTCGAAGCGTTGGATAAATTCAAAACCCTGGTGCACTTGCCGGAGAGCTCGTTGGAACAACGCTACCAGCAATTGAAGCGGCGCTACGATTTATGCCGTAGTAAAGCCGACGCCGTCAGCCAGAAGATACAAGCGGTGGAGGAGGTCAGCGAGGCCTTGTTCGCCGAATGGGAAACGGAACTGGATTTATACAGCAACCGGGCATTACGGGCCCGCAGCCAGCAACAGTTGAAAAAATCCCGCCAGCAATATGCCCGTTTACTCAAGGCGCTGCAAACTGCGGAAAACCGCATGGTGCCGGTGTTGGCGGCGTTTCAGGACCAGGTTCTGTTTCTGAAGCACAACCTCAATGCTCACGCCATCGCGGCGTTGCGGCACGAGTTTGTCGAGATTGGCGTGGATATTTCGAAGTTGATCGAGGTGATGGAGAAAACCATTACCGAGGCCAGCCAGTTTGTTGCGGTCCTCGCGGACCAGAAGCAACTGCCGGCCCCGGTGGCCGTGCGCAAATAA
- a CDS encoding uridylate kinase has protein sequence MIRVVKLGGSLLETAALPLCLAAAMRLPGLTVIVPGGGPFADQVRTAQRRYRFGEVAAHRMALLAMQQMAELMRGLCPELEIVSGAESVAAAAVSAKTLVWVPQIAELDAAGIPASWDITSDSLAAWLAGRIAADALVVVKSARITAGTAWPELQRQGILDPAFARFANAASFKITVVNKDEFLFRHD, from the coding sequence ATGATTCGCGTCGTCAAACTCGGCGGCAGTTTGTTGGAAACCGCCGCGTTGCCGCTGTGTTTGGCGGCCGCGATGCGATTGCCGGGACTGACTGTGATCGTGCCCGGCGGCGGCCCGTTTGCCGATCAGGTGCGGACGGCGCAGCGCCGATATCGTTTCGGCGAGGTTGCCGCACACCGTATGGCGCTGCTGGCCATGCAGCAAATGGCCGAATTGATGCGCGGACTGTGTCCCGAACTGGAAATCGTATCCGGTGCCGAATCGGTGGCAGCCGCAGCGGTTTCCGCCAAAACGCTAGTTTGGGTGCCGCAAATCGCCGAATTGGACGCGGCCGGGATTCCGGCCAGTTGGGATATCACCTCGGATAGTCTGGCCGCTTGGCTGGCCGGACGCATCGCCGCCGACGCATTGGTCGTGGTCAAGTCGGCGCGGATTACCGCCGGCACCGCTTGGCCGGAATTGCAGCGGCAGGGCATTCTCGACCCGGCTTTTGCCCGCTTCGCTAACGCCGCATCCTTTAAGATTACCGTGGTCAATAAAGACGAATTCCTGTTTCGCCATGATTAA
- the pabB gene encoding aminodeoxychorismate synthase component I: protein MLLAKPTKHPLPYFPDSAQLFAPIAHLPWAVFLDSAQPHSRQDRYDILAYAPVATLQTYGNTTRIERDGRVVESGADPFELLKQHLGASLPAIDGLPFCGGAIGYFGYDLARRIEKLPAIAEDAEQIAEMAVGIYRWAVVVDHQQQQSWLVGYDLADALQQRLVAEFSQLAPPAPAEAFRVLQAPAANMDKHRYAAAFGKIKNYLKEGDCYQINLTQRFSSACAGDPWQAYAVLRRINAAPFSAYLNLPDVQVLSSSPERFLKVTGGAVETKPIKGTRPRRADPEQDQAQIEDLVASAKDRAENVMIVDLLRNDLGKCCRKGSVWVPNLFAVESYATVHHLVSTVTGQLAAGQHALDLLRSCFPGGSITGAPKIRAMEIIEELEPHRRGIYCGAIGYVGFDGNMDTNIAIRTLVHNRGSIRFWAGGGIVNDSVLDAEYQECFDKAAALLQVLAQFGT, encoded by the coding sequence ATGCTTCTAGCCAAACCCACTAAACATCCGCTGCCCTATTTTCCGGACAGCGCGCAATTATTCGCTCCGATTGCCCATCTGCCGTGGGCGGTGTTCCTGGATAGCGCGCAACCCCATAGCCGCCAGGACCGTTACGATATTCTGGCTTACGCGCCGGTTGCCACCTTGCAAACCTACGGCAATACCACCCGGATCGAGCGCGACGGCCGGGTCGTCGAGAGCGGCGCCGATCCGTTCGAATTGTTGAAGCAACACTTGGGCGCAAGCTTGCCGGCCATCGACGGCTTGCCGTTTTGCGGCGGTGCGATCGGCTATTTCGGCTACGATCTGGCGCGGCGCATCGAAAAATTGCCGGCCATTGCCGAAGATGCCGAGCAAATCGCCGAAATGGCCGTCGGCATTTACCGCTGGGCCGTGGTGGTCGATCATCAGCAACAACAAAGCTGGCTGGTCGGATACGATCTGGCGGATGCGTTGCAGCAGCGCCTGGTTGCCGAATTCAGTCAACTAGCGCCGCCGGCGCCGGCCGAAGCTTTTCGAGTGTTGCAGGCGCCGGCCGCCAACATGGACAAGCACCGATACGCGGCGGCATTCGGCAAAATCAAAAATTATTTAAAAGAAGGCGATTGTTACCAGATCAATCTGACGCAGCGTTTCAGCAGTGCCTGCGCCGGCGACCCCTGGCAAGCATACGCGGTGTTGCGGCGGATCAATGCCGCTCCGTTCAGCGCCTATCTAAATCTGCCGGACGTACAGGTATTGAGTTCGTCGCCCGAACGATTTTTGAAAGTGACCGGCGGTGCGGTCGAGACCAAACCGATCAAAGGTACCCGCCCGCGCCGGGCCGATCCGGAACAGGACCAGGCTCAGATCGAGGATTTGGTGGCCAGCGCCAAGGATAGGGCGGAAAACGTCATGATCGTCGATTTGCTGCGCAACGACTTGGGCAAGTGTTGCCGCAAAGGTTCGGTGTGGGTGCCGAATTTGTTCGCGGTGGAAAGCTATGCCACCGTGCACCATTTGGTCAGTACCGTCACCGGCCAGTTGGCGGCCGGCCAGCATGCGTTGGATTTGTTGCGCAGTTGTTTTCCGGGCGGCTCGATTACCGGTGCGCCGAAAATCCGGGCCATGGAAATCATCGAGGAATTGGAGCCGCACCGGCGCGGCATCTATTGCGGTGCGATCGGTTACGTCGGCTTCGACGGCAATATGGACACCAATATCGCGATCCGGACGCTGGTGCACAACCGCGGCAGCATCCGCTTTTGGGCCGGCGGCGGCATCGTCAACGATTCGGTGCTGGACGCGGAATACCAGGAATGCTTCGATAAAGCGGCGGCACTGTTGCAGGTGTTGGCGCAATTCGGGACATGA
- a CDS encoding hydantoinase/oxoprolinase family protein: MKHTAAYRIAGWDVGGAHLKLALLNAAGDIVSVGQAACPLWKGIDYLHRAIAELTANLDLSACRHALTMTGELVDCFTSREQGVAAIIDAMCRHYGADRIDVFAGLRGFLAAGRVAAADCMDIASANWLASVMLAAQHIPDALFVDIGSTTTDLLLIEQSQPRVAGYTDYQRLVSGELVYTGVVRTPVMAIAQQAEFNGRNMGLMAELFATTADVYRLTGDLNDAHDQADTADGAEKTALASARRLSRLTGYEFDAADWPLWLAFAAHLKQCQQQQLVEACRRRLQAAARPQCCIMLGAGVGRFLVKQIAAELGLIYRDFADLLPTAGGGGQIDAGDCAPAAAVAYLAGRFG; encoded by the coding sequence ATGAAGCACACGGCAGCTTATCGGATTGCCGGTTGGGATGTCGGCGGCGCCCACCTGAAGCTGGCGCTATTGAATGCCGCCGGCGACATCGTCAGCGTCGGTCAGGCGGCTTGCCCGCTGTGGAAGGGCATCGATTACTTGCATCGCGCGATAGCCGAACTAACCGCCAACCTGGATTTGAGCGCCTGCCGGCATGCGTTGACCATGACCGGCGAACTGGTCGATTGTTTTACCAGCCGGGAGCAGGGCGTCGCGGCGATTATCGACGCGATGTGTCGCCATTACGGTGCGGACCGGATCGATGTCTTCGCCGGTTTGCGCGGTTTTTTGGCGGCCGGGCGGGTGGCTGCGGCGGATTGTATGGACATCGCCTCCGCCAATTGGTTGGCCAGCGTGATGCTGGCGGCCCAACACATACCGGATGCGTTGTTCGTCGATATCGGCAGCACCACGACCGATTTATTGTTGATCGAACAATCCCAGCCCCGCGTAGCAGGCTATACCGATTACCAGCGCCTGGTGTCCGGTGAGCTGGTCTATACCGGCGTGGTCAGAACGCCGGTAATGGCGATTGCTCAACAGGCCGAGTTCAATGGCCGGAACATGGGTTTAATGGCCGAACTGTTCGCCACAACGGCCGATGTCTATCGGCTGACCGGCGACTTGAACGACGCCCACGATCAGGCCGATACCGCCGACGGTGCGGAAAAAACGGCGCTTGCCAGCGCCCGGCGTTTGTCGCGTTTGACCGGTTACGAATTCGACGCTGCCGATTGGCCGCTGTGGCTGGCATTTGCTGCCCACCTTAAACAATGCCAGCAGCAACAACTTGTCGAGGCTTGCCGAAGGCGGCTGCAAGCGGCGGCGCGGCCGCAATGCTGCATCATGCTTGGTGCCGGTGTCGGCCGCTTCCTGGTCAAACAGATCGCCGCCGAGTTAGGCTTGATTTACCGGGATTTCGCCGATTTACTGCCTACGGCAGGCGGGGGCGGCCAGATCGATGCCGGCGATTGTGCGCCGGCCGCCGCAGTGGCCTATCTGGCCGGCCGGTTTGGTTAA
- a CDS encoding ATP-grasp domain-containing protein, whose translation MKQLTILVFEYISGGGMAGEALPASLLAEGRMMLQALLGELKRIPQLRLRVLLDQRCDLAIDSEHAELVRIGAGQDIMALLPELLAETDLFWPIAPETGGILSRLAQMAHAAGIETLLSDAATLALCGDKLATYRHLTSHAIPAVETYPAEKCPDFPGRTVVKIRDGAGCQDTRVVAADALPAAVADLHQPEHYVVQPFVAGRAISLSALFKNGKGYFLTCNQQQIVLAGQRFSLHGCLVNIHQQREADYRHLVGRIAEALPGLWGYAGIDLIETGESAALVLEINPRLTSSYVGIGQATGINVAEQVLRLRQGEPIAVPTRQQCVEVTI comes from the coding sequence GTGAAACAACTGACCATTCTGGTATTCGAATATATAAGCGGCGGCGGTATGGCCGGCGAGGCTTTACCTGCATCCTTGCTGGCCGAAGGCCGGATGATGTTACAGGCTTTGTTGGGCGAACTGAAGCGGATTCCGCAACTGCGGTTACGGGTCCTCTTGGACCAACGCTGCGATTTAGCTATCGATTCGGAGCATGCCGAGTTGGTCCGAATCGGCGCCGGCCAGGATATCATGGCTCTGCTGCCGGAACTGTTGGCAGAAACCGACCTGTTTTGGCCGATCGCCCCGGAAACCGGTGGCATCTTGAGCCGGTTGGCGCAAATGGCGCACGCCGCCGGTATCGAAACCTTGTTATCGGACGCGGCGACGCTGGCGCTGTGCGGCGACAAGTTGGCGACCTACCGCCATCTTACCTCCCACGCGATCCCGGCGGTGGAGACCTATCCGGCCGAGAAATGCCCGGATTTTCCTGGGAGGACGGTGGTAAAAATCCGGGATGGCGCCGGTTGCCAGGATACGCGGGTAGTGGCAGCGGACGCTTTGCCGGCCGCGGTTGCGGATTTGCATCAGCCGGAACACTATGTGGTCCAGCCGTTCGTGGCGGGCCGAGCGATCAGCCTGTCGGCCTTATTCAAAAACGGCAAGGGTTATTTCTTGACCTGTAATCAGCAACAAATCGTTTTGGCGGGGCAGCGATTCAGTTTGCACGGATGCTTGGTCAACATTCACCAACAGCGCGAAGCCGATTATCGCCATCTGGTCGGCCGGATTGCTGAGGCCTTGCCGGGCTTATGGGGCTATGCCGGTATCGATCTAATCGAAACCGGCGAATCTGCCGCGTTGGTGCTGGAAATCAATCCGCGCCTGACCAGCTCCTATGTCGGCATCGGCCAGGCCACCGGCATCAATGTCGCCGAGCAGGTGTTACGGCTCAGGCAGGGCGAGCCGATAGCGGTTCCGACCCGGCAACAATGCGTGGAGGTAACCATATGA
- a CDS encoding HisA/HisF-related TIM barrel protein, producing the protein MQIIPVIDLKDGRVVHASGGDRSRYLPIDLNSRIVSDSSIEAVVTALLALHPFSAFYIADLNAIERDGSHRHIIEPLVRRYPALDFWVDSGLGYPNSSRDQPDNLKTVIGTETGSEPYDLSDSAAILSLDFKNNRALGNPAWLELPQYWPDTVIAMTLDMVGAGRGPDFAGLDSLRGRSPHTRWIAAGGVRNIADLQRLATAGLSGVLVASALHNGNIGASELSKF; encoded by the coding sequence ATGCAAATTATTCCAGTCATTGATTTAAAGGACGGCCGGGTGGTTCACGCCAGCGGCGGGGACCGCAGCCGTTACCTGCCGATAGACCTGAACTCCCGCATCGTTAGCGACAGTTCGATCGAAGCGGTGGTTACCGCCTTGTTGGCGTTGCATCCGTTTTCGGCGTTTTACATCGCCGATTTGAATGCGATCGAGCGCGACGGCAGCCACCGGCATATCATCGAACCGTTAGTCCGCCGCTATCCGGCCCTCGATTTTTGGGTCGATAGCGGGTTGGGCTACCCGAACTCGAGCCGGGATCAGCCGGATAATCTGAAGACGGTTATCGGCACCGAGACCGGTTCAGAACCATACGATTTAAGCGATTCGGCGGCGATACTATCGCTGGATTTTAAAAACAATCGGGCTTTAGGTAATCCGGCTTGGCTGGAACTGCCGCAATACTGGCCGGATACCGTCATCGCCATGACGCTGGACATGGTTGGTGCCGGCCGCGGCCCGGACTTCGCCGGGCTCGATTCGCTTCGCGGTCGCAGTCCGCATACCCGGTGGATCGCCGCCGGCGGCGTGCGCAACATCGCCGATTTGCAGCGACTGGCAACCGCCGGCCTGTCCGGCGTGTTGGTAGCCAGCGCCTTGCACAACGGCAACATCGGCGCATCGGAGTTAAGCAAATTTTAG
- the fae gene encoding formaldehyde-activating enzyme: protein MAKITNMRVGESLVGDGNEIAHIDLILGPRGSAAETAFANALTNNKDGFSTLLAVVAPNLLVKPATILFNKVTIKGSKQAVQMFGPAQRAVAQAVADSVEDGTIPADEADDLFVSVGVFIHWLAEDDAKIEEFNYKATKEAIARAVAGTPTAKEVLAARKDAKHPFAANKV, encoded by the coding sequence ATGGCAAAAATTACAAACATGCGCGTAGGCGAATCTTTGGTTGGTGACGGCAACGAAATTGCCCATATCGACCTGATCTTGGGCCCACGTGGTTCAGCGGCGGAAACCGCGTTTGCAAATGCTTTGACCAACAACAAAGACGGTTTCTCTACTCTGTTGGCTGTGGTTGCACCTAACCTGTTGGTTAAACCGGCTACCATTCTGTTCAACAAAGTAACCATCAAAGGTTCAAAACAAGCCGTTCAAATGTTCGGACCAGCGCAACGCGCTGTTGCTCAAGCAGTTGCTGATTCCGTTGAAGACGGCACCATTCCTGCCGACGAAGCTGACGACTTGTTCGTTTCCGTGGGTGTTTTCATCCACTGGTTGGCTGAAGACGACGCGAAAATCGAAGAATTCAACTACAAAGCAACCAAAGAAGCTATCGCTCGCGCTGTAGCCGGCACTCCAACTGCTAAAGAAGTATTGGCTGCCAGAAAAGACGCTAAACACCCGTTCGCTGCTAACAAAGTTTAA
- a CDS encoding triphosphoribosyl-dephospho-CoA synthase: MLKRQQLIEAYRQACEIELQAFKPGNVSIYSPAHDMTVEDFRLSAQVSSEPITDPEFGLGEKIYYAVKATREAVGCNTNLGIVLLCAPLLHAAANARPGESWRQALDRVLEATTQRDAEWVFEAIVLAAPAGLGESEQHDVQQKAAVTLTEAMRFAADKDRIALQYANHFKDIFDFAVLRYNRAFVLSGDSGWAALAVFAAMLARYSDSHIERKYGKRYSEWIRVEMESLDSAMQLTIEPEELFPVLYGLDKAFKAQRINPGTTADMTVATVLVVLLEQLIDQQQAGEL, from the coding sequence ATGCTGAAGCGGCAGCAGTTGATCGAGGCTTATCGCCAAGCCTGCGAAATCGAATTGCAGGCATTCAAACCGGGCAATGTCAGTATTTACAGTCCGGCCCACGACATGACGGTCGAGGATTTCCGGCTCAGTGCGCAGGTCAGCAGCGAACCCATTACTGATCCCGAATTCGGTTTGGGCGAAAAAATTTATTACGCCGTCAAAGCGACTAGAGAAGCCGTCGGGTGCAATACCAATCTCGGCATCGTGCTGCTGTGCGCACCGTTGCTTCACGCCGCAGCGAACGCGCGGCCGGGCGAGTCCTGGCGTCAGGCGCTCGATCGGGTTTTGGAGGCCACTACCCAGCGGGATGCCGAATGGGTATTTGAGGCCATCGTTTTGGCCGCGCCGGCCGGGCTCGGCGAGTCCGAGCAACACGACGTTCAGCAAAAAGCCGCGGTCACTTTAACCGAAGCGATGCGTTTTGCCGCGGACAAAGACCGGATTGCCTTGCAATACGCTAACCATTTTAAAGACATTTTTGATTTTGCAGTTTTACGATATAATCGTGCTTTCGTTTTGTCTGGCGATTCTGGTTGGGCGGCGCTAGCGGTTTTTGCTGCGATGTTGGCCCGCTACTCCGATAGCCATATCGAACGGAAGTATGGAAAGCGGTATTCAGAGTGGATCAGGGTGGAGATGGAATCGCTCGATAGTGCGATGCAGCTCACCATTGAGCCTGAAGAGCTTTTTCCGGTGCTTTACGGACTGGACAAAGCTTTTAAGGCACAAAGAATCAATCCGGGTACGACAGCTGATATGACTGTAGCGACAGTACTGGTGGTGCTTCTGGAACAGCTTATCGACCAACAACAGGCCGGTGAGTTATAG
- a CDS encoding ATP-grasp domain-containing protein — protein sequence MRRIVIFTDDPGWHGKQLCLAFAERGFTAEYASLTGCRLQLDNYDLPVLVPGFEDRLPAAAFVRGVPGGSLEEVVFYLDILHALKLLGVPVYNDAGAIERSVDKGMTSFLLQRAGLPTAATWVLRDREQALAIAECELQQGNYLISKPLFGSQGEGIRRIEKSTDLLWLTGSRGIYYLQRFIECDGDGYSDVRVFVVNGKAVAAMRRRGISWLNNVARGASCEAIAMEAELVELAVAAADALRMDYAGVDLIKDRHGNYRIIEVNSVPAWKGLQGVCQANVAQWLVADLLQRYLGELC from the coding sequence TTGCGCCGAATTGTAATATTTACCGACGACCCGGGCTGGCACGGCAAGCAGTTGTGCTTGGCTTTTGCCGAGCGCGGTTTCACAGCCGAATACGCTTCGCTGACCGGTTGCCGCTTACAACTGGATAATTACGATCTGCCGGTATTGGTTCCCGGTTTCGAGGATCGTTTGCCGGCCGCGGCTTTTGTTCGCGGCGTGCCGGGCGGATCGCTGGAAGAAGTGGTGTTTTATCTGGATATACTGCACGCGCTGAAACTGCTCGGTGTACCGGTATACAACGACGCCGGCGCTATCGAGCGTAGCGTCGACAAAGGTATGACCAGTTTCTTGTTGCAGCGGGCCGGTTTACCGACGGCTGCAACCTGGGTGTTACGAGACCGCGAGCAAGCTTTGGCAATTGCCGAATGCGAGTTGCAGCAGGGCAATTATTTGATCAGCAAGCCGTTGTTCGGCTCGCAAGGCGAAGGCATTCGCCGTATCGAAAAATCCACCGATTTGTTATGGCTGACCGGCAGCCGCGGCATTTACTATCTGCAACGCTTTATCGAGTGCGACGGCGACGGCTATTCCGACGTTCGGGTATTCGTCGTGAACGGCAAGGCGGTCGCTGCGATGCGGCGGCGCGGGATTTCCTGGCTGAACAACGTCGCCCGCGGCGCCAGTTGCGAGGCCATCGCCATGGAGGCCGAATTGGTCGAGTTGGCCGTGGCGGCCGCCGACGCCTTGCGCATGGACTATGCTGGCGTCGATTTGATCAAAGATCGGCATGGCAATTACCGAATCATCGAAGTCAACAGCGTTCCGGCTTGGAAGGGCTTGCAAGGGGTTTGCCAGGCCAATGTCGCTCAGTGGTTGGTGGCCGACCTATTGCAGCGTTATTTGGGCGAGTTATGCTGA
- the mch gene encoding methenyltetrahydromethanopterin cyclohydrolase, whose product MQYQASVNKLSQPLVQELLDNADKLRLGVEKLDNGCTIIDAGIKVPGGLEAGRIITEICMGGMGTATISQSTYTENWPLTINVHATNPVLSCLGSQYAGWSLSHGKYYALGSGPARAMATKLKDGAVEPVEELYKELEYRDSAERTVLVIENDAVPPVEIVEKVAAACGVAPDKLTIIVTPTSSLAGGVQVVGRVLEVAMHKAHALHFPLENIVDGSGSAPICPPHPNFVKAMGRTNDAILFAGQVHLFVKGDDAAAEKLAKELPSSTSKDYGKPFADIFKAYEYDFFKIDAMLFSPAVVIVTAVESGKSFRAGKLDNALLNQSFGA is encoded by the coding sequence ATGCAATATCAGGCGAGCGTCAACAAACTTTCACAGCCCTTGGTGCAGGAGCTGTTGGATAACGCTGACAAATTAAGGTTGGGCGTCGAGAAACTCGACAACGGCTGTACCATCATCGACGCCGGCATTAAAGTACCCGGCGGTTTGGAAGCGGGCCGCATCATTACCGAAATCTGCATGGGCGGCATGGGTACTGCGACCATCTCGCAAAGTACTTACACCGAGAATTGGCCGCTGACCATCAATGTTCACGCCACCAACCCGGTGTTATCTTGCCTGGGTAGTCAATACGCCGGCTGGAGCCTGTCGCACGGCAAATATTATGCATTGGGTTCCGGCCCGGCGCGAGCGATGGCGACCAAGCTTAAGGACGGTGCCGTTGAGCCGGTGGAAGAGTTGTACAAAGAGTTAGAGTACCGCGATAGTGCGGAACGGACCGTGTTGGTCATCGAGAACGATGCCGTGCCGCCGGTGGAAATCGTCGAGAAAGTCGCGGCTGCTTGCGGCGTGGCCCCGGATAAGCTGACCATCATCGTTACGCCGACCAGCAGTTTGGCCGGCGGCGTGCAAGTAGTGGGACGGGTTTTGGAAGTGGCGATGCATAAAGCGCACGCCTTGCATTTTCCGTTGGAAAACATCGTCGACGGTTCCGGCAGCGCGCCGATTTGTCCGCCGCATCCCAATTTCGTCAAGGCGATGGGCCGGACCAACGATGCGATTTTGTTTGCCGGGCAGGTGCATTTGTTCGTCAAAGGCGACGACGCGGCCGCCGAGAAACTGGCCAAGGAATTGCCGAGTTCAACTTCCAAAGACTACGGCAAGCCGTTTGCCGATATCTTCAAAGCTTACGAATACGATTTCTTCAAAATCGATGCGATGCTGTTCAGCCCGGCCGTGGTCATCGTCACTGCCGTCGAATCCGGAAAAAGTTTTCGGGCCGGCAAGCTGGACAATGCATTGCTGAATCAATCGTTCGGCGCCTAA
- a CDS encoding ATP-grasp domain-containing protein gives MRTPVFSKCLLVIAKSARMLARMCVDIGYDVVAIDCYADADTRQMARQVFKVESLDWADVSPALLAVRQSGTVYGILYGSGLEAFPETLQYLQSHSRLFGNSAEVFRKVQDKPYFFRLMAELGVAHPPVSFVASSPGDSWIFKPCRSEGGVGIGRDRAGAGVDGYWQRFVDGQAMSVLFMSFVDRVEVIGFNRQWCAASGPAGHFLFGGIASHAELPAAVRSQLTDAVNKLSAAYQLRGLNTLDFMVAATGGYVLEINPRISASAQLYGRELLLRHLAAFGGTEVSGTKVSGEPLAYQIVYAAKNLEIDADVDWPDWVVDRPVAGSIVGVGQPICSIIAGGKNSRQVAEQLLQRQAIVQTLLKLGC, from the coding sequence ATGCGTACTCCTGTTTTTTCTAAGTGTTTGTTAGTTATTGCAAAATCGGCCAGAATGCTGGCGCGGATGTGTGTCGATATCGGCTACGATGTCGTGGCAATCGATTGTTATGCCGATGCCGACACCCGGCAGATGGCTAGGCAGGTCTTTAAAGTCGAATCGTTAGACTGGGCTGATGTTAGTCCAGCACTGCTGGCGGTTCGGCAATCCGGTACAGTCTACGGCATTCTGTACGGCAGCGGCCTCGAAGCTTTTCCGGAAACTCTGCAGTATCTGCAATCTCACTCGCGCCTCTTCGGAAATTCAGCGGAGGTTTTTCGGAAAGTTCAGGATAAGCCCTATTTTTTCAGGTTGATGGCAGAACTAGGCGTCGCGCATCCGCCGGTAAGCTTTGTTGCGTCGTCTCCCGGTGACAGCTGGATTTTCAAGCCCTGCCGCAGCGAAGGTGGTGTGGGTATAGGCCGCGACAGGGCGGGGGCCGGCGTCGATGGATACTGGCAGCGTTTTGTCGACGGCCAAGCAATGTCGGTTTTATTTATGTCGTTTGTCGATCGAGTCGAGGTGATCGGATTCAACCGCCAATGGTGTGCCGCGTCTGGCCCCGCAGGCCATTTCCTGTTCGGCGGCATAGCCAGCCATGCCGAGCTACCGGCCGCTGTCCGCAGCCAACTTACCGATGCGGTCAACAAACTTTCGGCCGCTTACCAGCTACGCGGGCTGAACACGCTGGATTTTATGGTCGCCGCTACTGGCGGGTATGTGTTGGAAATCAATCCGCGTATTTCGGCCAGTGCCCAGCTCTATGGCCGCGAGTTGTTGCTAAGGCATTTGGCGGCGTTTGGCGGGACGGAAGTTTCCGGTACTAAAGTATCCGGCGAGCCGTTGGCGTATCAGATTGTTTATGCTGCAAAAAACCTGGAAATCGATGCGGACGTGGATTGGCCGGATTGGGTCGTGGATCGGCCGGTCGCGGGCTCGATTGTTGGCGTGGGCCAGCCGATATGCAGTATTATTGCCGGCGGAAAAAATTCACGGCAGGTCGCCGAGCAGTTGCTGCAACGGCAGGCCATCGTTCAAACCCTTTTGAAATTAGGTTGTTAA